AAGGCTGAAAATCAAAATCGGTTAAAAAGAAATTGGAGTTTAAATTCATATCCCGACGTAAAAACCCTGATGGAAGCAACACTTGAAATAGCAATTCATAAAAAAACCAATATGTAGATTAGTTAGAACAAGGTGATAgccagtttaattttatatgttagCATTTACAGAGCTAATTGGAAACCACTCGCTTACATGACATCCAACAGCAAGGGACAGCAATTAAGGTGTAAAAATATTGCAGATGGAGCTGCTGCTAGAGGTCAACGGAGGTATGAAACTGGAGAGCGACCAAGAAaatttgtttttccttttttctttttaaatgatAACATCCTAATGCATGTTTTCTTTATTGACGATTTTGATGAATGTTAATATTAGTacgaatatattttattttattgagtcAAAATTTGAAGGTATAGAAATACTACGCCAGTGACACGCCTAGgtttatttaaaattgtaaaagGCTAATTTTTAATCATAAAGTCAAGATATATACAAATCATGAACTCAATATTCAAtcgaattaaatgaaaaaaaaaaagattacgGACAAAGTATTAGGACGAAGTATTAGGCCATCTCCAACGCTGCGTCAAATTTCATTTTGATATTGGAATTTTGGAGCTATGCGTCAGTATCACACTAAACAACgtcattttccctttttttttttaaatttataatataattcaaaatttatatctttttctattttttaaatttataatataattcaaaatttatatatattttcaattaagtttaattttttttactttcataatttattatatttttaatttattttatatttttataattattgaaatttaatttaaattaatatatttataattataaataatatttataataaattaatttatttataatatatttataaaataattaaatatttgaatattgaatgaaaatattaaaatatataaatatttagcgtgaatatataaaattatataaattttttgagtgaaatatataaataaaattaaagtaaaataaataatataatattaaagagaaaaaaatataaataaaatattttttttttaataaaaatagtgCAGAAAGTTAGAAATAATATTGTACTATTTACAAAGTATTAAAATAGTGTAAAAAAATGGTGCATAGGATTGGAGATGACCTTAttaattatagttttatttaaaattgtgaCTAAAATTGTAATTCaaatatagtaaaaatattgagaaaaataaactcCAAATTTGGGACACACTTAGAAAGCAACTAAATGCTTCCCTCATCCAAAATCAGTAAAGCTCCAACAAAAATAACTACCCAACAGTTTGGGCTGCTGCAACTCTCTTCCTAGCCTCCTCAATGATTGACAACTTGATACCCTTACCCTTGGGGAGAGACACCCATGGCTTGTTACCCTTTCCAATAGTGAAGACATTGCCCAAGCGAGTGGCAAACTCATGACCAGTGGCATCTTGAATGTGAATGGTTTCGAAACTCCCCTTGTGCTTCTCTCTGTTCTTTATAACTCCAATCCGCCCCCTATTCCTTCCTCCGGTGACCATGACAATGTTTCCCACATCAAACTTGATGAAGTCTGCAATCTTGTTAGTCTCTAGGTCTAGCTTGATGGTGTCATTAGCCCTGATGAGTGGGTCTTGGTAACGGATGGTGCGACCATCATAGGTGTTTAGGAAGGGAATACCCTTTTGGCCAAACTGAACAGATCGGACTTTGCAAAGCTTGAACTGCAAAGCATATTCAACCCACATACAAATATAACTCCTAGTATTttcacaacaaaaacaacaatgcaaaatgtaaaataaaaaaaaaaatttgcaataagcaaaataacaaaaaaaaacctTGGCCTCATCATTTCTAACAGAATGGAGACGGAAGCGGCCTTTAGTATCATAGAGGAGGCGGAAGTTCTCATTTGTCTTGGGAATTGACACAACATCTGTTAATACACAAAACTGAGAATACGATCAAAATGAAGAT
The genomic region above belongs to Manihot esculenta cultivar AM560-2 chromosome 3, M.esculenta_v8, whole genome shotgun sequence and contains:
- the LOC110610493 gene encoding 40S ribosomal protein S4-1, with protein sequence MARGLKKHLKRLNAPNHWMLDKLSGAFAPKPSSGPHKSRECLPLILIMRNRLKFALTYREVIAILMQRHVLVDGKVRTDKTYPAGFMDVVSIPKTNENFRLLYDTKGRFRLHSVRNDEAKFKLCKVRSVQFGQKGIPFLNTYDGRTIRYQDPLIRANDTIKLDLETNKIADFIKFDVGNIVMVTGGRNRGRIGVIKNREKHKGSFETIHIQDATGHEFATRLGNVFTIGKGNKPWVSLPKGKGIKLSIIEEARKRVAAAQTVG